From one Gammaproteobacteria bacterium genomic stretch:
- a CDS encoding DUF2889 domain-containing protein — MSLQHDGNRVTDVRAVTLRYPWSTCSGAVEPVRALIGQRLLSRASDIGRVLEMRLQCTHLFDLAGLTLAHAASQRKHRRYEALVEDPEILAWDEVRGRPSLLGPSTAVLFRDGGEVLRWVCQNQRITGPPKYAGQSLQRGFREWTQALPEQESEYATVLRRALMVSTGRLIDMSQYPTAESIGMAAVCHSYQPERTKQATNFSHLQKDYAQSAAGMLSRLDVIP, encoded by the coding sequence ATGAGTCTGCAACACGATGGCAATCGGGTAACGGATGTACGTGCGGTGACGTTGCGCTATCCGTGGAGCACCTGCTCTGGAGCGGTGGAACCGGTGCGTGCGCTGATTGGCCAGCGCTTGTTGAGTCGAGCCTCGGACATTGGCCGCGTGCTGGAAATGCGGTTGCAGTGTACTCACCTGTTCGACCTTGCAGGCCTGACGCTGGCGCACGCCGCATCGCAGCGCAAGCACCGTCGATACGAAGCTTTGGTGGAAGATCCGGAGATCCTGGCCTGGGACGAAGTGCGCGGTCGGCCGTCCTTGCTTGGACCATCGACTGCCGTGCTGTTCCGTGACGGCGGCGAGGTGCTGCGCTGGGTATGCCAGAACCAGCGGATCACGGGTCCTCCCAAGTACGCAGGGCAATCACTGCAGCGCGGTTTTCGCGAGTGGACGCAGGCCTTACCAGAGCAGGAATCGGAGTACGCCACTGTACTGCGCCGCGCGCTCATGGTGTCCACGGGGCGGTTGATCGATATGAGTCAGTATCCAACCGCGGAATCGATCGGCATGGCGGCGGTATGCCACAGCTACCAGCCCGAACGGACTAAGCAGGCTACGAATTTCAGTCATTTGCAGAAAGATTATGCGCAAAGCGCTGCCGGCATGCTGTCACGGCTTGATGTGATTCCTTAG
- a CDS encoding AMP-binding protein yields MSWDIPEASSYWGLIRSRAELTPDAPMLIEPSGRRTSFVEYAVMAERLAAALYGQGIRAGSWVTWQFPTGRAAALLIGALARLAAVQNPIIHLYREREVSTVLRQSGSSFFIVPQHIGDHDSAEMACRLIADMAGAPRLLVLDEEALPQGDIGSLPAVQAGEHDVRWVFYTSGTTADPKGAMHADLSVISAGRGLAQSYALTPADVGALAFPIAHVGGAMYLAELLISGASALLMQRFVQDEAVALFRWLDVTACGGSTAHYQTLVNAQALQPQTRLMPSLRVLGGGGAPKPPELYYRAKRELGVSICHTYGMTECPCVTIAPVDSDDQQLAYTDGVAQPDVELRIVDRDGMTVRNGVEGEIRIRGPGIFKGYADPTLNAAAFDEEGFFCTGDLGVLRDDRRLSLTGRIKDVIVRKGENISARELEDILSAHPTVGAVAVVGLPDAERGERVCAVVELAGGMADFSFQQMTDHLAEAGLMRQKFPEQLEIVERMPRNETLNKILKNELRERLGGA; encoded by the coding sequence ATGAGTTGGGATATCCCGGAGGCGAGCAGCTATTGGGGCCTGATTCGGAGTCGGGCAGAGCTGACGCCGGATGCGCCGATGCTGATCGAACCCTCCGGGCGGCGCACCAGCTTTGTCGAGTACGCCGTCATGGCCGAGCGACTTGCCGCGGCGCTATACGGCCAGGGCATTCGGGCGGGAAGCTGGGTCACCTGGCAGTTCCCGACGGGCCGGGCGGCGGCCCTGTTGATCGGTGCGCTGGCACGTCTGGCCGCAGTGCAGAATCCGATCATCCATCTTTACCGGGAACGCGAGGTCAGTACGGTGCTGCGCCAGAGCGGCTCGTCGTTCTTTATCGTGCCGCAGCACATCGGTGATCACGATAGTGCCGAAATGGCGTGCCGCCTCATCGCGGATATGGCGGGCGCTCCCCGGCTGTTGGTGCTGGACGAGGAAGCCCTGCCGCAAGGCGATATCGGCTCGCTGCCGGCAGTGCAGGCGGGCGAGCACGACGTCCGTTGGGTTTTCTATACCTCGGGGACCACGGCCGATCCCAAAGGGGCCATGCACGCCGACCTATCGGTGATCAGCGCGGGCAGGGGGCTGGCGCAAAGCTATGCTCTGACGCCAGCCGACGTTGGCGCGCTGGCATTTCCGATCGCCCATGTCGGTGGCGCGATGTATCTGGCCGAGTTGCTGATATCCGGCGCATCCGCGCTATTGATGCAGCGCTTCGTGCAGGACGAGGCTGTCGCGCTTTTCCGTTGGCTGGACGTGACCGCCTGTGGCGGCAGCACCGCGCACTATCAGACACTCGTCAATGCTCAGGCCCTGCAGCCACAGACCCGGCTAATGCCGAGCTTGCGGGTATTGGGCGGCGGGGGCGCGCCGAAGCCGCCTGAGCTGTACTACCGCGCCAAGCGTGAACTTGGTGTGAGCATCTGCCACACCTACGGTATGACCGAATGTCCTTGTGTCACGATCGCCCCCGTGGACTCTGACGACCAACAGCTCGCTTATACCGATGGGGTTGCACAGCCGGATGTGGAGCTGCGCATTGTCGACCGGGACGGAATGACGGTTCGTAATGGTGTCGAAGGTGAAATCCGCATTCGCGGACCCGGCATATTCAAGGGGTACGCCGATCCGACGCTCAATGCCGCTGCGTTCGACGAGGAAGGATTTTTTTGCACCGGTGATCTCGGTGTGCTCAGAGACGACCGCCGGCTCTCGCTGACAGGTCGCATCAAGGATGTGATCGTCCGTAAAGGCGAAAACATCTCGGCGCGTGAACTGGAAGATATTCTCTCTGCTCATCCGACTGTTGGTGCCGTCGCGGTAGTCGGGCTGCCGGATGCGGAACGCGGCGAACGAGTCTGCGCCGTGGTTGAACTCGCCGGCGGAATGGCGGATTTCAGTTTTCAGCAGATGACCGATCATCTGGCGGAGGCCGGTCTGATGCGGCAGAAGTTTCCGGAGCAACTCGAAATCGTGGAGCGCATGCCACGCAACGAGACCTTGAACAAAATCCTCAAGAACGAACTGCGCGAGCGATTGGGTGGCGCGTGA